In the genome of Aureimonas sp. OT7, one region contains:
- the nth gene encoding endonuclease III: protein MAPTARKRAPRAPKIPYSPAEIGEIFRRFAVQRPEPQPELEHTNPFTLLVAVVLSAQATDAGVNRVTRGLFARADNAADMAALGEDAIREEIRTIGLFRNKARNVWLLSKSLVENHGGQVPDTREALEALPGVGRKTANVVLNTAFGKETLAVDTHIFRIGNRLRIAPGKTPEEVERNFLRIIPDGYLRHAHHWLILHGRYVCKARKPDCPACIIADLCKAEVKTTDVPAPLIRLETRPAGEQPRPPVTAVG, encoded by the coding sequence ATGGCGCCGACAGCGCGAAAGAGGGCGCCCCGTGCGCCGAAAATCCCGTACAGCCCGGCGGAGATCGGCGAGATCTTCCGCAGATTCGCCGTGCAGCGGCCCGAGCCGCAGCCGGAACTCGAGCATACGAACCCCTTTACCCTGCTTGTCGCGGTCGTGCTTTCGGCGCAAGCCACCGATGCCGGCGTCAACCGGGTAACGCGCGGATTGTTTGCCAGGGCGGACAATGCGGCCGATATGGCAGCCCTTGGCGAGGACGCCATCCGGGAGGAAATCCGCACGATCGGCCTGTTCCGCAACAAGGCACGCAATGTCTGGCTGCTATCGAAATCGCTGGTGGAAAACCACGGCGGGCAGGTGCCCGATACGCGCGAAGCGCTGGAAGCCTTGCCCGGCGTCGGCCGCAAGACGGCCAACGTGGTCCTGAATACGGCCTTCGGCAAGGAGACGCTGGCCGTCGACACCCACATCTTCCGGATCGGCAACCGGCTTCGGATCGCGCCGGGCAAGACGCCGGAAGAGGTCGAGCGCAATTTCCTGCGCATCATCCCGGATGGTTATCTGCGACACGCCCACCACTGGCTGATCCTGCATGGGCGCTATGTCTGCAAGGCGCGCAAGCCCGATTGCCCGGCCTGCATCATCGCCGACCTGTGCAAGGCCGAGGTAAAGACCACCGACGTGCCGGCCCCGCTGATACGGTTGGAGACACGCCCTGCCGGAGAGCAGCCGCGTCCGCCGGTGACGGCGGTCGGCTAG
- a CDS encoding VCBS repeat-containing protein yields MVAPLTPSPFANSVSYALVSRGATLPVARGRSMQIEAQPRGHFRLVKITERGEEAVDRVIAMSTPDNDLVLLTDDGTKIVVRNFFATEGVSVELPQQDGQARTIDGSTPRPTSSSGGFDVLHTYGDGQALASLAHDFAAQYDVLAADRFELSTQSLNHSPLAAGFSPQTLVLIGGALLGGGILAAAGGGSGGAAATATDPSTGPSPDTTAPKTPRLTIDPVTGDNYLSDGELSGAITVSGTATDIADGTSVIVSWGAARVTAVVEDQAWQATFEAGAILATADYTNIYAMTGETVAGAKVTISALERPSLSIDVVSSDDQVTDAERSSGVTVSGVASNVEADSIVVVEWGTTTKSVTPSGTGRWSVTFTEDEIPQDTADATFTVRASVGGFALASRDVRIAASPVDPEPQIARITIDAVSGDDAVSYIERGSDVTVTGTAENLADGVQVTVSWGQSSRQASVTNHSWSVVFTPGDIPVQDATIHAAAADGTQSPPTDSRAVSVAYPIVTASDLDRDIGGFAVMSPVTGQGIGALVAAAGDVNGDGFDDMLVGTASGSTAYVVFGSSIRAASGQAGTAGLPALEIRSQTGAGNHLTAVSAAGDVNADGFADLIVSVDGGSHPDRAYVVFGKSTTQAVSLSNIAAGNGGFAIEIPQDQDSLSVSAGGDIDGDGLADLLVGAPTASGQPGGGGAYVIYGSTSGAFAHSAFTQTGGVGDDVMSDAGQPAVIAGGAGDDTLSLSRGGSIGLGGAGDDTLVIGIDFLLEGLAGAVNGRISHLDGGSGVDTLKIVGSGIVLDLTALQNPGIGLEHGAGRLSGIERVDLTGSGDNRLKISIEDIIDLSSANVFNAGNGWTGLAATVHDHQMVINGNAGDRVELASQLGWSSGGDATLDGVMYHIVRNASAGTALYIQDGVTGPLTI; encoded by the coding sequence ATGGTAGCGCCCCTTACGCCCAGCCCGTTCGCAAACTCCGTCTCTTACGCCCTGGTGTCGCGCGGCGCGACGCTGCCCGTCGCACGGGGGCGCTCGATGCAGATCGAGGCGCAGCCGCGCGGCCACTTCAGGCTGGTCAAGATCACCGAACGCGGCGAGGAAGCCGTCGATCGCGTCATCGCGATGTCCACCCCCGACAACGATCTCGTGCTGCTGACCGACGATGGCACGAAGATCGTCGTGCGCAACTTCTTCGCCACCGAAGGCGTCTCCGTCGAGCTGCCGCAGCAGGACGGGCAGGCCAGGACGATCGACGGGTCCACGCCGCGCCCGACGTCCTCCTCCGGCGGTTTCGATGTCCTGCACACCTATGGCGACGGGCAGGCGCTGGCCAGCCTGGCCCACGACTTCGCGGCCCAGTACGACGTCCTTGCCGCAGACCGGTTCGAGCTTTCGACGCAGTCATTGAACCATTCTCCGCTGGCTGCGGGCTTCTCGCCGCAGACGCTCGTCCTTATCGGCGGGGCGCTGCTCGGCGGCGGCATCCTCGCCGCCGCCGGCGGTGGAAGCGGCGGCGCGGCTGCGACGGCAACGGACCCGTCCACAGGTCCGTCCCCGGACACGACGGCGCCGAAAACCCCCAGGCTGACGATCGATCCGGTCACCGGCGACAACTATCTCAGCGACGGCGAGCTGTCAGGCGCGATCACCGTTTCCGGCACCGCCACCGACATCGCCGACGGCACCTCGGTCATCGTATCTTGGGGTGCGGCCCGCGTGACGGCGGTCGTGGAGGACCAGGCATGGCAGGCCACGTTCGAAGCGGGAGCCATTCTCGCCACCGCCGACTATACCAACATTTACGCCATGACCGGAGAGACGGTCGCCGGCGCCAAGGTGACGATCTCGGCGCTCGAGCGGCCTTCGCTGTCGATCGATGTCGTTTCGAGCGACGATCAGGTCACCGATGCGGAGCGCAGTTCCGGTGTGACGGTGAGCGGTGTTGCGTCGAACGTCGAAGCCGATTCGATTGTCGTCGTCGAATGGGGTACGACGACGAAAAGCGTGACCCCGTCCGGTACCGGGCGCTGGTCCGTAACCTTCACCGAAGACGAGATTCCGCAGGATACGGCCGACGCCACCTTTACGGTCCGCGCAAGCGTGGGGGGCTTTGCCCTCGCCTCGCGCGATGTACGGATTGCGGCGTCCCCCGTCGATCCGGAGCCGCAGATCGCCCGTATCACGATAGATGCCGTCTCCGGTGACGACGCCGTAAGCTACATCGAGCGCGGCTCCGACGTGACAGTCACGGGCACGGCCGAAAACCTGGCGGACGGTGTCCAGGTGACGGTCTCGTGGGGGCAATCGAGCCGGCAGGCCAGCGTGACGAACCATAGCTGGAGCGTGGTCTTCACGCCCGGGGACATTCCCGTGCAAGATGCCACCATCCATGCCGCCGCGGCGGACGGAACGCAGAGCCCGCCCACCGACAGCCGCGCCGTCTCGGTTGCATACCCGATCGTGACGGCATCCGACCTCGACCGGGACATCGGTGGCTTCGCGGTGATGAGCCCGGTGACCGGACAGGGAATCGGAGCCCTGGTCGCGGCCGCAGGCGATGTAAACGGAGACGGGTTCGACGACATGCTCGTCGGTACGGCTTCGGGAAGCACGGCCTATGTCGTGTTCGGAAGCAGCATCCGCGCCGCGTCGGGCCAGGCGGGCACGGCCGGCCTGCCGGCCCTGGAGATCCGCTCCCAGACCGGCGCGGGCAACCACCTGACGGCCGTTTCCGCCGCAGGCGACGTCAATGCGGACGGCTTCGCCGACCTGATCGTGTCGGTGGATGGCGGATCGCACCCGGACCGTGCCTATGTCGTCTTCGGCAAGAGCACGACGCAGGCGGTCAGCCTGTCGAACATAGCCGCAGGGAACGGGGGATTCGCGATCGAGATCCCGCAGGACCAGGACTCCCTGTCGGTCAGCGCCGGCGGCGACATCGACGGCGACGGCCTGGCCGATCTTCTGGTCGGAGCTCCAACCGCATCCGGGCAGCCCGGCGGCGGCGGGGCCTATGTCATCTATGGCTCGACGTCGGGTGCCTTCGCACATTCGGCGTTCACGCAGACCGGCGGCGTCGGCGACGATGTCATGTCCGACGCCGGCCAGCCTGCAGTGATCGCCGGCGGCGCGGGCGACGATACGTTATCGCTGTCGCGTGGCGGGTCCATCGGGCTTGGCGGGGCCGGAGACGATACGCTCGTCATCGGCATCGATTTCCTGCTGGAGGGCCTCGCCGGCGCCGTGAACGGCCGGATCTCGCATCTGGATGGCGGCAGCGGGGTGGACACGCTCAAGATCGTCGGCAGCGGAATCGTTCTCGACCTCACGGCCCTCCAAAACCCCGGCATAGGCCTCGAGCACGGAGCCGGACGACTGTCCGGCATCGAGCGCGTCGACCTGACCGGCTCGGGCGACAACCGGTTGAAGATATCCATAGAGGACATCATCGACCTGTCCTCGGCCAACGTCTTCAACGCGGGCAACGGGTGGACGGGCCTTGCCGCTACGGTTCACGACCATCAGATGGTCATAAACGGAAACGCGGGCGACCGAGTGGAGCTGGCATCCCAACTGGGTTGGAGCAGCGGCGGCGACGCAACCCTGGACGGCGTCATGTACCACATCGTACGCAATGCATCCGCCGGCACGGCACTCTATATACAGGACGGAGTCACCGGACCGCTGACGATCTGA
- a CDS encoding 2,3-bisphosphoglycerate-dependent phosphoglycerate mutase, producing MVRTLVLVRHGQSDWNLKNLFTGWRDPDLTEKGVEEAKAAGERLKAAGLVFDRAFTSNLSRAQRTLSLLQGTLGQAEIPTERSEALNERDYGDLSGLNKDDARAKWGEEQVHVWRRSYDVPPPGGESLKDTGARVWPYYIHTIQPQVLGGGNVIVAAHGNSLRALVMALEGLSPDEIVNAEIATGVPIVYKLNADSSVASKDVLDA from the coding sequence ATGGTGCGGACCCTCGTTCTCGTAAGACACGGCCAGAGTGACTGGAACCTCAAGAACCTGTTCACCGGCTGGCGCGACCCGGACCTCACCGAGAAGGGCGTGGAAGAAGCAAAGGCCGCCGGCGAGCGGTTGAAGGCGGCCGGCCTCGTCTTCGACCGGGCTTTCACCAGCAACCTGTCGCGCGCGCAGCGCACGCTGTCGCTTCTTCAGGGGACGCTTGGCCAGGCCGAGATCCCGACGGAGCGCAGCGAGGCCCTGAACGAGCGCGACTATGGCGATCTTTCCGGGCTCAACAAGGATGATGCGCGGGCGAAATGGGGCGAGGAGCAGGTCCATGTCTGGCGCCGTTCCTACGATGTGCCGCCACCGGGCGGCGAAAGCCTCAAGGATACCGGCGCGCGGGTCTGGCCTTACTATATCCACACCATACAGCCGCAGGTGCTGGGTGGCGGCAACGTCATCGTGGCGGCGCACGGCAACTCGTTGCGCGCGCTGGTGATGGCACTGGAAGGCCTGTCGCCGGACGAGATCGTCAACGCGGAAATCGCGACCGGCGTACCCATCGTCTACAAGCTGAACGCCGATTCCTCGGTGGCGTCGAAGGACGTGCTGGACGCCTGA
- a CDS encoding sulfate transporter family protein, whose protein sequence is MILSSARLALRDIVSPPFRSTLWKVLGLTAVVLVALWFGVRWLFAAVAIPFFADFAPDMPAWIDNAGAFAGIAAGIVLAVLMAFLIAPVSAIIAGLFLDDVAEAVERKDYADQPEGRALPLVRGMVLSVKFFGIVILGNLIAFALLWVPLVNVGAFFVVNGYLLGREYFQFASLRYRSEDQAAAMRNRNGGRIFIAGLVIAACLAIPIVNLLTPLFAAAMMVHLHQKLSRREGGVPQPGPVI, encoded by the coding sequence ATGATACTTTCCTCCGCCCGCCTTGCCCTGCGCGACATCGTCTCGCCGCCGTTCCGCTCGACCCTGTGGAAGGTGCTCGGCCTGACGGCCGTGGTGCTGGTGGCACTGTGGTTCGGCGTGCGGTGGCTGTTCGCGGCGGTGGCCATTCCGTTCTTCGCCGACTTCGCGCCGGACATGCCGGCCTGGATCGACAATGCCGGCGCCTTCGCCGGCATCGCGGCGGGTATCGTCCTGGCAGTCCTGATGGCCTTTCTGATCGCGCCCGTCAGCGCCATCATCGCCGGACTGTTCCTCGACGACGTCGCCGAGGCGGTGGAAAGAAAGGATTATGCAGACCAGCCGGAGGGCCGCGCCTTGCCGTTGGTGCGCGGCATGGTCCTGTCCGTCAAGTTCTTCGGCATCGTCATCCTTGGCAACCTCATCGCCTTCGCGCTGCTGTGGGTGCCGCTGGTCAATGTCGGCGCTTTCTTCGTGGTCAACGGCTACCTGCTCGGCCGCGAATATTTCCAGTTCGCGTCCCTCAGATACCGCTCGGAAGACCAGGCAGCCGCCATGCGCAACCGTAACGGCGGGCGTATCTTCATTGCCGGCCTGGTCATTGCCGCGTGCCTTGCAATTCCCATTGTCAACCTGCTCACGCCGCTCTTTGCCGCCGCGATGATGGTGCATCTGCACCAGAAACTATCCCGGCGCGAAGGCGGTGTTCCCCAACCCGGCCCGGTTATCTAG
- a CDS encoding YifB family Mg chelatase-like AAA ATPase, translated as MIARVRTVAFQGVEAIPVDVEVMVAPGKVGIQIVGLADKAVAESRERVQSALHASGLAMPPKRVTINLAPADLPKEGSHYDLPIALGLMAALGAIPPGELSGYAVLGELSLDGSIVPVNGVLPAAMAANSVGLGLICPHACGSEAAWASADMRIVAAGNIIQIANHFRGTQTLERPTPIMRAAPASSLDMAHIKGQEEARRALEVAAAGGHNLLFCGPPGSGKSMLAQRLPSILPPLSPRELLEVSMISSIAGELAEGRLSTRRPFRAPHHSASMAAMVGGGPKARPGEVSMAHQGILFLDELPEFSPAVLDSLRQPIESGEAVVARVNHRITYPARFQLIAAMNPCRCGMAGEPGHVCARGPRCQSDYQARVSGPFMDRIDLRMTVPAVTVADLMVRKSSETSADIAERVAAARLIQHRRYSAMGLAEGYVNARCSAAEIEAAAALDADGRAMMGAAADRLRLSARAFHRILKVARTLADLDGEEPVGRQHLAEALAYRVGPQATTAA; from the coding sequence ATGATCGCCAGGGTTCGCACGGTGGCCTTTCAGGGCGTGGAAGCCATTCCCGTCGATGTCGAGGTGATGGTGGCACCGGGCAAAGTGGGTATCCAGATCGTCGGGCTGGCCGACAAGGCAGTTGCCGAAAGCCGCGAGCGGGTCCAGTCCGCGCTTCATGCGTCGGGGCTGGCGATGCCGCCCAAGCGGGTCACCATCAATCTGGCGCCAGCCGACCTGCCCAAGGAAGGCAGCCACTATGACCTGCCGATCGCGCTGGGGCTGATGGCCGCGCTCGGCGCAATTCCGCCGGGAGAGCTTTCCGGTTACGCGGTGCTGGGAGAGCTGTCATTGGACGGCAGCATCGTGCCGGTCAACGGTGTGCTCCCGGCTGCAATGGCCGCCAATTCCGTCGGTCTGGGGCTCATCTGCCCGCATGCCTGCGGATCGGAAGCCGCCTGGGCCAGCGCCGACATGCGTATCGTGGCCGCCGGCAACATCATCCAGATCGCAAACCACTTCCGGGGCACGCAAACGCTGGAGCGTCCGACGCCCATCATGCGCGCAGCCCCGGCATCGTCGCTGGACATGGCCCATATCAAGGGCCAGGAGGAGGCACGGCGCGCATTGGAGGTTGCGGCAGCGGGCGGACACAACCTTCTGTTCTGCGGGCCGCCCGGCTCCGGCAAGTCGATGCTCGCCCAGCGCCTGCCATCCATCCTGCCGCCTCTGTCGCCCCGCGAACTGCTGGAGGTCTCGATGATCTCCTCCATCGCCGGGGAACTGGCCGAGGGACGCCTGTCGACCCGCCGGCCGTTTCGCGCCCCTCACCATTCGGCCTCGATGGCGGCGATGGTCGGCGGTGGGCCGAAGGCACGCCCGGGAGAGGTGTCCATGGCGCACCAGGGCATCCTGTTCCTGGACGAACTGCCCGAATTCTCACCGGCCGTGCTGGATTCGCTGCGCCAGCCGATCGAAAGCGGCGAAGCCGTCGTCGCGCGGGTCAACCACCGCATCACCTATCCGGCACGCTTCCAGCTCATCGCGGCGATGAACCCGTGCCGGTGCGGCATGGCGGGCGAGCCGGGCCATGTGTGCGCGCGGGGGCCGCGATGCCAGAGCGATTATCAGGCCCGCGTTTCCGGACCGTTCATGGACAGGATCGACCTGCGCATGACCGTGCCGGCCGTGACGGTGGCCGACCTGATGGTCCGGAAATCGTCGGAAACGTCTGCCGACATCGCGGAGCGGGTCGCCGCCGCGCGGCTGATCCAGCATCGCCGCTACAGCGCGATGGGCCTGGCCGAAGGCTACGTCAATGCCCGCTGCTCGGCCGCCGAAATCGAGGCAGCGGCCGCGCTGGACGCAGATGGCCGTGCAATGATGGGGGCGGCGGCCGACCGCCTGCGGCTATCGGCGCGCGCCTTCCACCGCATCCTCAAAGTGGCGCGCACCTTGGCCGACCTCGACGGGGAAGAACCGGTCGGACGGCAACATCTGGCCGAGGCTCTCGCCTATCGCGTCGGGCCTCAGGCCACCACGGCGGCTTGA
- a CDS encoding adenosine kinase, which produces MQEFDLLTIGNAIVDVLSRTDDAALETLGVEKGAMTLVDEARAIALYGGMGPAIEMSGGSAGNTLAGFASLGGRGAYFGKVADDTLGGIFTHDIRAVGAHYESVPLRNGPSTARCMIFVTPDGERSMCTYLGACVEFGPEDVDETIVAAAKVCYFEGYLWDPPRAKEGILKAAAAAHAAGREVAMTLSDSFCVHRHREEFLQLMRSGTVDIVFANEEEALALYETRDLQTALDAIGRDTRKVAVVTRSEKGCVVVEGGAQAAYPARRVADVADTTGAGDLFASGFLRGYTAGLDHGSSAALGATAAAHIIRQMGPRPQVRLADQPEFAALLAGSQAAVVA; this is translated from the coding sequence ATGCAGGAATTCGATCTTCTGACCATCGGCAATGCCATCGTCGATGTGCTTTCGCGTACCGACGACGCCGCGCTCGAAACGCTCGGCGTGGAAAAGGGTGCGATGACGCTGGTGGACGAGGCGCGGGCGATCGCGCTGTACGGGGGCATGGGACCGGCGATCGAGATGTCCGGCGGCAGTGCCGGCAATACGCTGGCAGGCTTTGCGTCGCTGGGCGGTCGCGGGGCCTATTTCGGCAAGGTGGCCGACGACACCCTCGGCGGCATCTTCACCCATGACATCCGTGCCGTCGGCGCCCATTACGAGTCGGTGCCACTGCGTAACGGTCCGTCCACGGCGCGCTGCATGATCTTCGTGACGCCCGATGGAGAGCGCTCGATGTGCACCTATCTCGGCGCCTGCGTCGAGTTCGGTCCGGAGGATGTCGACGAGACGATCGTCGCTGCGGCGAAGGTCTGCTACTTCGAAGGCTATCTTTGGGACCCGCCACGCGCCAAGGAGGGTATCTTGAAGGCCGCGGCGGCGGCGCACGCCGCGGGGCGCGAGGTTGCCATGACGCTCTCCGACTCGTTCTGCGTGCACCGGCACCGGGAGGAGTTCCTCCAGTTGATGCGTTCCGGCACGGTCGACATCGTCTTCGCCAACGAGGAGGAGGCGCTGGCCCTGTACGAGACCCGCGACCTGCAGACCGCACTCGATGCCATCGGGCGCGACACGCGCAAGGTGGCCGTGGTCACACGCAGCGAAAAGGGATGTGTCGTGGTGGAGGGGGGCGCACAGGCGGCCTATCCCGCACGGCGCGTCGCGGACGTCGCCGATACGACAGGGGCGGGCGACCTGTTCGCTTCCGGTTTCCTGCGCGGCTACACGGCCGGGCTGGACCACGGCTCCAGCGCCGCACTGGGTGCTACCGCTGCGGCCCATATCATCCGGCAGATGGGCCCACGGCCGCAGGTTCGGCTGGCGGACCAGCCGGAGTTCGCCGCGCTTCTTGCCGGGTCTCAAGCCGCCGTGGTGGCCTGA
- a CDS encoding ABC transporter ATP-binding protein has protein sequence MSRQKNLSLADGQERGEAYKLLRRILAENGRSHVRGYAIAIVCLILVALSTAFLAWIMRSVIDEIFVERNRALLLTLPLAVFAAFLIRGVASYIQGVILARIGNDIVARYQKRLFTHLTELSVDFFGETRSAQLAARISQNVTGVRDTLNLTVTSLARDLLTLVFLIGVMIWQDPVLSGIALLAGPPVAIMIGRLSRKLRRATRQSIDLNAQVVGSMQEAAQGIQVVKAFTMEEALRRRTDRLVEAAEERANRIAAITERSGPIMETIAGLAVAGVIGWSGYRAIVYGHSPGAMFAFITALLLAYDPARRLARLQVEMERALVNARMIYEILDLKPRKPDAPGAPDLKVSGGEIRFENVSFAYSAGEPVLRQVDFTAPAGRTTAIIGASGGGKSTILSLIERFYEPSSGRITIDGQDISGVSKRSLRAQVSYVPQQAVLFEGTIRDNLRYGRLDATDEEIEAAARMAQAEEFILAQPLGYDTPVGENGMTLSGGQRQRLSIARALVRGAPILILDEATSALDTQSETLVQRALTEIMREKTVLVVAHRLSTIVGADQILVVENGRVAESGTHSDLVARGGSLYAKFHSLQAAGEIGLSGRRE, from the coding sequence GTGAGTAGACAGAAGAACCTTTCGCTGGCCGACGGGCAGGAAAGGGGCGAGGCATACAAGTTGCTGCGGCGCATCCTCGCCGAAAACGGGCGCTCGCACGTCAGGGGCTATGCGATCGCCATCGTGTGCCTGATCCTCGTGGCGCTGTCGACGGCCTTCCTGGCCTGGATCATGCGGAGCGTGATCGACGAGATCTTCGTCGAGCGCAACCGAGCCCTGCTGTTGACGCTGCCGCTTGCCGTCTTCGCGGCCTTCCTGATCCGCGGCGTTGCCAGCTATATCCAGGGCGTGATCCTGGCCCGCATCGGCAATGACATCGTCGCGCGCTACCAGAAGCGCCTGTTCACCCACCTTACCGAGCTGTCGGTCGACTTTTTCGGCGAGACGCGTTCGGCCCAGCTCGCGGCGCGCATCAGCCAGAACGTGACGGGTGTCCGCGATACGCTGAACCTCACCGTCACGTCGCTGGCCCGCGATCTCCTTACCCTTGTCTTCCTGATCGGGGTGATGATCTGGCAGGACCCCGTCCTGTCGGGGATCGCCCTTCTGGCGGGGCCGCCGGTTGCCATCATGATCGGGCGCCTGTCGCGCAAGCTGAGGCGGGCCACCCGCCAGTCCATCGACCTCAATGCCCAGGTGGTCGGCTCCATGCAGGAGGCGGCGCAGGGAATCCAGGTGGTCAAGGCGTTCACCATGGAAGAGGCGCTGCGCCGGCGCACGGACCGGTTGGTCGAGGCGGCGGAGGAGCGCGCCAACCGCATCGCCGCCATTACCGAACGCTCGGGCCCCATCATGGAAACCATCGCCGGCCTTGCCGTCGCGGGCGTCATCGGCTGGTCCGGATACCGCGCCATCGTCTACGGCCATTCGCCGGGCGCGATGTTCGCCTTCATCACCGCGCTTCTCCTGGCCTACGACCCGGCCCGCCGGCTGGCACGGCTGCAGGTGGAGATGGAGCGCGCGCTGGTCAATGCGCGCATGATCTACGAAATCCTCGACCTCAAGCCTCGCAAGCCGGATGCGCCGGGCGCGCCCGACCTGAAGGTCAGTGGCGGCGAAATCCGCTTCGAGAATGTCAGCTTCGCCTATTCTGCCGGCGAGCCCGTGCTGCGTCAGGTGGACTTTACCGCCCCGGCCGGCCGCACGACGGCCATCATCGGCGCATCGGGCGGTGGCAAATCCACCATCCTCTCGCTGATCGAGCGCTTCTATGAGCCGTCTTCGGGCCGGATCACGATCGACGGGCAGGACATTTCCGGCGTCAGCAAGCGGTCGCTGCGGGCGCAGGTATCCTATGTGCCGCAGCAGGCCGTGCTGTTCGAGGGCACCATCCGCGACAATCTGCGCTACGGTCGTCTCGATGCCACGGACGAAGAGATCGAGGCTGCCGCGCGCATGGCGCAGGCAGAGGAGTTCATCCTGGCCCAGCCCCTCGGCTACGATACGCCGGTGGGCGAGAACGGAATGACGCTTTCGGGCGGGCAGCGGCAGCGTCTGTCCATTGCCCGGGCGCTCGTGCGCGGGGCCCCGATCCTCATCCTGGACGAAGCGACGTCGGCGCTCGATACCCAGTCGGAGACGCTGGTCCAGCGCGCCTTGACCGAGATCATGCGTGAGAAGACCGTGCTGGTGGTGGCGCATCGCCTGTCGACCATCGTCGGCGCGGACCAGATCCTGGTGGTCGAAAACGGCCGCGTCGCGGAAAGCGGCACCCATTCCGACCTTGTTGCCCGGGGTGGCAGCCTGTATGCGAAGTTCCACAGCCTGCAGGCGGCCGGCGAGATCGGCCTGTCCGGACGCAGGGAGTAG
- the dapB gene encoding 4-hydroxy-tetrahydrodipicolinate reductase encodes MRLVVLGAAGRMGRNLVRIIEETPGVTLAAAIERKGSPVLGHDAGELAGLGEIGTIVTDALEPVLADTDGILDFTAPAYSIAVAELAAQHGLVHIIGTTGFSAQDDAAVAQAAASGARIVKSGNMSLGVNMLAALVERAAQALGADGFDIEIAEMHHRHKVDAPSGTALLLGEAAAAGRATALSDASVRVRDGHTGPRPTGAIGFATLRGGSVIGDHSVIFAGEGERIELVHRADDRAIYARGAVKAALWAGGQAPGLYSMRDVLSI; translated from the coding sequence ATGAGACTCGTCGTTCTGGGGGCGGCCGGACGGATGGGCAGGAACCTCGTCCGTATCATCGAGGAGACGCCGGGCGTCACGCTGGCTGCCGCCATCGAGCGCAAGGGCTCTCCCGTGCTGGGGCACGATGCCGGCGAACTTGCCGGCCTCGGCGAGATCGGAACAATCGTCACCGATGCACTGGAGCCCGTCCTGGCGGATACCGACGGGATCCTGGACTTCACAGCCCCGGCCTATTCTATCGCCGTCGCGGAACTGGCGGCGCAGCACGGGCTTGTGCACATCATCGGCACGACCGGCTTTTCCGCTCAGGACGACGCCGCGGTGGCACAGGCTGCCGCATCGGGCGCGCGGATCGTCAAATCCGGCAATATGAGCCTCGGCGTCAACATGCTGGCGGCCCTTGTGGAGCGCGCGGCGCAGGCATTGGGCGCCGATGGGTTCGACATCGAGATCGCCGAGATGCATCACCGTCACAAGGTGGACGCGCCGTCCGGCACGGCGCTGCTTCTGGGCGAGGCCGCCGCCGCGGGGCGCGCGACTGCCCTTTCCGACGCCTCCGTGCGCGTGCGCGACGGTCATACCGGCCCACGGCCCACCGGCGCCATCGGTTTCGCCACGCTGCGCGGCGGTTCCGTGATCGGCGACCACTCGGTCATCTTCGCGGGGGAGGGCGAGCGCATCGAACTGGTGCACCGCGCCGACGACCGCGCAATCTACGCGCGTGGCGCCGTGAAGGCGGCGCTTTGGGCAGGCGGGCAGGCGCCCGGCCTGTATTCCATGCGTGACGTTCTTTCGATCTGA
- a CDS encoding DUF2244 domain-containing protein encodes MPDEESENPNERPLFHALLTPYRSLGRKGFTVVMAGFGGISLLTGLVFLSKGAWPIFGFFGLDVLALWIAFRANYRAARAREEVSVSRTRLTIRKTSPRGDVREDNYNPFWARFDVQRHHEFGVTRMAVSGNGRATEIGSFLNPDDRETFAAEFGRALATARRG; translated from the coding sequence ATGCCGGACGAGGAAAGCGAAAACCCCAACGAGCGGCCGCTTTTCCACGCGCTGTTGACGCCCTATCGCTCGTTGGGGCGCAAGGGATTCACCGTCGTCATGGCCGGCTTCGGCGGCATCAGCCTCCTGACCGGACTGGTTTTTCTATCCAAGGGCGCCTGGCCCATCTTCGGCTTCTTCGGCCTCGATGTGCTCGCACTGTGGATCGCCTTCCGCGCCAACTACCGCGCCGCCCGCGCGCGGGAGGAAGTCAGCGTATCGCGCACGCGCCTCACGATCCGCAAGACCTCGCCCCGCGGCGATGTCCGCGAAGACAATTACAACCCGTTCTGGGCCCGGTTCGACGTGCAGCGTCACCACGAATTCGGTGTCACGCGGATGGCCGTTTCCGGCAATGGGCGCGCCACCGAGATCGGCTCCTTCCTGAACCCGGACGACCGGGAAACCTTCGCCGCCGAGTTCGGCCGCGCCCTGGCGACGGCCCGGCGCGGCTGA